One window of the Streptomyces sp. TS71-3 genome contains the following:
- a CDS encoding LacI family DNA-binding transcriptional regulator produces the protein MASPQARGPRQADVAREAGVSQSTVSMVLGGATEAQRISGETRRRVIEAARKLRYTAQTAKPSSRASTQGLLLGVHTFEPVFPTNTGDYYFEFLRGIEEQAVAESCNLVLFTATQTEDGIRRIYDADGVNALRHAAGSVLLGHHAGPDELARLENDGYPFVFIGRREVPGMDIAYVGGDYRGATARIVGDLVAQGHRRFAYLGEARRRETQTDRWEGFAGALTRFGLAVPEPAFTTPEQLTAQWLDAALADGATAVLVESVNLVRVLAVMTGVRGLGIPDDLSVVLLVDSPGGPTESHPWACLHVPRNGMGRRAVRLLVQLLGDPAGDHERQVLLPCTHNLTGTVAPPRHTGSAP, from the coding sequence GTGGCATCTCCCCAGGCACGCGGACCGCGCCAGGCCGATGTGGCACGCGAGGCCGGCGTCTCCCAGTCGACGGTGTCCATGGTGCTCGGCGGTGCCACCGAGGCCCAGCGGATCTCCGGCGAGACCCGCCGCCGGGTCATCGAGGCCGCGCGGAAGCTGCGGTACACCGCCCAGACGGCCAAGCCGTCCTCCCGTGCCTCCACCCAGGGCCTGCTGCTGGGCGTGCACACCTTCGAGCCGGTCTTCCCGACGAACACCGGCGACTACTACTTCGAGTTCCTGCGCGGCATCGAGGAGCAGGCCGTCGCCGAGTCGTGCAACCTGGTGCTCTTCACCGCCACCCAGACCGAGGACGGCATCCGCCGCATCTACGACGCGGACGGCGTCAACGCCCTGCGGCACGCGGCGGGTTCGGTACTCCTCGGCCACCACGCCGGGCCCGACGAGCTCGCCCGCCTGGAGAACGACGGCTACCCGTTCGTCTTCATCGGCCGCCGCGAGGTCCCCGGCATGGACATCGCCTACGTCGGCGGCGACTACCGCGGCGCCACCGCACGCATCGTCGGCGACCTGGTCGCCCAGGGCCACCGACGCTTCGCCTACCTCGGCGAGGCGAGGCGCCGCGAGACGCAGACCGACCGGTGGGAGGGCTTCGCCGGGGCCCTCACCCGCTTCGGCCTCGCCGTCCCCGAGCCCGCCTTCACCACGCCCGAGCAGCTCACCGCCCAGTGGCTCGACGCGGCGCTCGCCGACGGCGCGACCGCGGTACTCGTGGAATCCGTCAACCTGGTGCGGGTCCTCGCCGTGATGACCGGCGTCCGCGGCCTCGGCATCCCGGACGACCTGTCCGTCGTCCTCCTCGTGGACAGCCCCGGCGGCCCCACCGAATCCCACCCGTGGGCCTGCCTCCACGTGCCCCGCAACGGCATGGGCCGGCGCGCCGTGCGCCTGCTCGTCCAGCTCCTCGGGGACCCGGCCGGCGACCACGAGCGTCAGGTCCTGCTGCCCTGCACCCACAACCTGACCGGCACCGTCGCCCCGCCCCGCCACACCGGGAGTGCCCCATGA
- a CDS encoding FAD-dependent oxidoreductase encodes MAHGEALAGLRYWRQPEPAASAGVPVDCDVLVYGGTSGGVAAAVRAARAGLDVALVAPGERLGGMSSCGLGFTDTGHPATVGGLSRSFYDEVARHYGSPAPRWNFEPGVAEGIYERWVSEAGVTVHRGRHLDAVSLRDGRIEELRTDDGTVHRARCFVDATYEGDLMAAAGVGHTLGREPATAYGESLAGVQASTNHQFERRVDPYVVPGDPGSGLLPGISDGGHGDTGEGDRSIQAYNFRLCVTTADDRVPFPEPDGYDPGRYELLRRYVDAGVYELFGRTCLVESGEHGDVFDMNNHGAFSSDHIGANHEWPKAGPARREEIFQDHVRYQAGLLYFLANDPRLPAEVRSATRAYGLSPREFADTAHWPPQLYVREGRRMVAEHVITQADGEARTSVPDPVALASYVMDSHNVKRVLVDGSPRNEGNVQQSVTAPFGISYRSIVPRASECRNLLVAAAISASHVAFSSVRMEPVFMMLGEAAGAAAALACDARSAVQDVPYATLRRDLTTGGAVLTWPPLHSAASQ; translated from the coding sequence ATGGCGCACGGCGAAGCGCTCGCGGGGCTGCGCTACTGGCGGCAGCCGGAGCCGGCGGCGTCCGCGGGGGTGCCTGTGGACTGCGATGTCCTCGTGTACGGCGGCACGTCGGGCGGCGTCGCCGCGGCGGTCCGCGCCGCCCGCGCCGGCCTCGACGTCGCCCTGGTCGCGCCCGGCGAGCGGCTGGGCGGCATGAGCTCCTGCGGACTCGGCTTCACCGACACCGGGCATCCGGCGACCGTCGGCGGCCTGTCCCGTTCCTTCTACGACGAGGTGGCCCGGCACTACGGATCGCCCGCGCCCCGCTGGAACTTCGAACCGGGCGTCGCCGAGGGGATCTACGAGCGCTGGGTGTCCGAGGCCGGTGTCACCGTGCACCGCGGGCGCCACCTCGACGCGGTGTCCCTGCGGGACGGCAGGATCGAGGAGCTGCGCACGGACGACGGCACGGTCCACCGCGCCCGCTGCTTCGTGGACGCCACCTACGAGGGCGACCTGATGGCGGCGGCCGGGGTCGGCCACACGCTCGGCCGGGAGCCGGCCACCGCGTACGGCGAGTCCCTGGCCGGCGTCCAGGCCAGCACGAACCACCAGTTCGAGCGGCGGGTCGATCCGTACGTGGTGCCGGGCGATCCCGGAAGCGGGCTGCTGCCCGGCATCTCCGACGGCGGCCACGGGGACACCGGCGAGGGCGACCGGAGCATCCAGGCCTACAACTTCCGCCTCTGCGTCACCACGGCCGACGACCGGGTGCCCTTCCCCGAGCCGGACGGCTACGACCCGGGGCGCTACGAACTGCTCCGCAGGTACGTCGACGCCGGTGTCTACGAGCTCTTCGGCCGCACCTGCCTGGTGGAGTCGGGCGAGCACGGCGACGTCTTCGACATGAACAACCACGGCGCCTTCTCCTCCGACCACATCGGCGCCAACCACGAATGGCCGAAGGCCGGTCCGGCGCGGCGCGAGGAGATCTTCCAGGACCACGTGCGCTACCAGGCCGGGCTGCTGTACTTCCTCGCCAACGACCCCCGGCTGCCCGCCGAGGTGCGCTCCGCGACCCGGGCCTACGGCCTGTCGCCCCGGGAGTTCGCGGACACCGCCCACTGGCCGCCGCAGCTCTACGTCCGCGAGGGCCGCCGCATGGTCGCCGAGCACGTCATCACCCAGGCGGACGGCGAGGCGCGCACCTCCGTCCCCGACCCGGTCGCCCTCGCCTCGTACGTCATGGACTCGCACAACGTGAAGCGCGTCCTCGTCGACGGCTCCCCGCGCAACGAGGGCAACGTCCAGCAGAGCGTCACCGCGCCGTTCGGGATCTCCTACCGGTCGATCGTCCCGCGCGCGTCCGAGTGCCGGAACCTCCTGGTCGCCGCCGCCATCTCGGCGTCCCACGTGGCGTTCTCGTCCGTGCGCATGGAGCCGGTCTTCATGATGCTCGGCGAGGCCGCGGGCGCCGCCGCCGCGCTCGCCTGCGACGCCAGGTCGGCCGTCCAGGACGTGCCGTACGCCACCCTGCGGCGCGATCTGACCACGGGCGGTGCGGTGCTGACCTGGCCGCCGCTACATTCGGCGGCCAGCCAGTGA
- a CDS encoding extracellular solute-binding protein has protein sequence MGTQGMGRRRLLAGAVAAAAAGPLLTACSGTDSAGTSKAQGAANAAVRLPSYVPYQGVKPDLPGTAKGVLAGFYGYPAHPVTGVRGKPAAGPKISALVNIFEPVPPAAGRNPFWQELNKRLGTELDLGMVPDADYLQKLATVLAGGDLPDLVEIRMDQPQRAQILKAQFTDLTEYLSGDAVKKYPFLANIPTESWRACVYNGGIYALPTPRPVIGSVMFCRADLIKDKGLGGDPKSYAEFTELCTGLTDARNKQWALGFGAAGPLSTWAFLMQMLGAPNEWGQRGGRFTSWFETEEAKQAADDLRTLVKKGVFHPDSFAATSDPRVWFGTGRTALNRDGAAAWDLLANTYGVTVGGLVAPRYDGGGDARHYAGGATFALTALKKTSDAKRVGQLLSMANWLAAPLGTEEHLFRNYGIQGDDFTFAKGLPALTGRGKKDTTLPLEYLVDGPPFLGPGAPDRVRAQHDYQQRIVPGLLRGAGAGLYSDTDTTKKLQIQKLMQDALSQIMQGNKPVSAWDDAVRSWRTQGGDAIRAEYEAAYADAH, from the coding sequence GTGGGAACACAAGGGATGGGCCGGCGGCGCTTGTTGGCCGGGGCGGTGGCCGCCGCGGCGGCGGGGCCGCTGCTCACGGCATGCAGCGGCACGGACTCGGCAGGGACCTCGAAGGCCCAGGGCGCGGCGAACGCGGCCGTGCGCCTGCCCAGTTACGTCCCCTACCAGGGCGTCAAACCCGACCTGCCCGGCACCGCCAAGGGCGTGCTCGCCGGGTTCTACGGCTACCCGGCGCACCCCGTGACGGGCGTCAGGGGCAAGCCCGCGGCGGGCCCGAAGATCAGCGCTCTGGTCAACATCTTCGAACCCGTCCCGCCGGCCGCCGGCAGGAACCCGTTCTGGCAGGAGCTCAACAAGCGCCTCGGCACCGAGCTCGACCTCGGCATGGTCCCGGACGCCGACTACCTCCAGAAGCTCGCGACCGTGCTCGCCGGAGGCGACCTGCCCGACCTGGTCGAGATCAGGATGGACCAGCCGCAGCGCGCCCAGATCCTCAAGGCGCAGTTCACCGACCTCACCGAGTACCTGTCCGGCGACGCGGTGAAGAAGTACCCCTTCCTCGCCAACATCCCCACCGAGTCCTGGCGCGCCTGCGTCTACAACGGCGGCATCTACGCCCTGCCGACGCCGCGCCCGGTGATCGGCAGCGTCATGTTCTGCCGCGCGGACCTGATCAAGGACAAGGGCCTCGGCGGCGACCCGAAGAGCTACGCGGAGTTCACCGAGCTCTGCACCGGCCTGACCGACGCCAGGAACAAGCAGTGGGCCCTCGGCTTCGGCGCGGCAGGACCGCTGTCCACCTGGGCCTTCCTCATGCAGATGCTCGGCGCGCCCAACGAGTGGGGCCAGCGGGGCGGCAGGTTCACCTCCTGGTTCGAGACCGAGGAGGCCAAGCAGGCCGCGGACGACCTGCGCACCCTGGTGAAGAAGGGCGTCTTCCACCCCGACTCCTTCGCCGCCACCTCCGACCCCAGGGTGTGGTTCGGCACCGGCAGGACGGCCCTCAACCGCGACGGCGCCGCCGCCTGGGACCTGCTCGCCAACACCTACGGCGTCACCGTCGGCGGCCTCGTCGCCCCCAGGTACGACGGCGGAGGCGACGCCCGCCACTACGCGGGAGGGGCGACGTTCGCGCTCACCGCCCTGAAGAAGACGAGCGACGCCAAGCGCGTCGGCCAGCTGCTCTCCATGGCCAATTGGCTGGCCGCGCCGCTCGGCACCGAGGAGCACCTGTTCCGCAACTACGGCATCCAGGGCGACGACTTCACCTTCGCCAAGGGCCTCCCGGCGCTCACCGGGCGAGGCAAGAAGGACACCACGCTGCCCCTGGAGTACCTGGTCGACGGCCCGCCCTTCCTCGGCCCCGGCGCACCCGACAGGGTCCGCGCCCAGCACGACTACCAGCAGCGGATCGTGCCGGGGCTGCTCCGCGGCGCGGGCGCCGGACTGTACTCCGACACCGACACCACCAAGAAGCTCCAGATCCAGAAGCTCATGCAGGACGCGCTCTCCCAGATCATGCAGGGCAACAAGCCGGTCTCCGCGTGGGACGACGCCGTCAGGAGCTGGCGGACCCAGGGCGGCGACGCCATCCGTGCCGAGTACGAGGCGGCGTACGCCGATGCCCACTGA